One genomic segment of Pyruvatibacter mobilis includes these proteins:
- the rpsF gene encoding 30S ribosomal protein S6 → MALYEHVFIARQDVSAQQVETLTEEFKTVLESNGGSVAKAEYWGIKTLAYKIKKNRKGHYTLLNIDAPHAAVAEMERQMGLHDDILRFITLRVDEHEEGPSAMMQARGRDDRRGGRGGDRGGRGGDRGGRGDRGDRGGDRGDRGGDRSAPEARKEAEAKKEGADA, encoded by the coding sequence ATGGCGCTTTACGAACACGTGTTTATTGCGCGGCAGGATGTGTCCGCGCAGCAGGTCGAGACTCTGACCGAAGAGTTCAAGACCGTGCTTGAGAGCAATGGTGGCTCGGTTGCCAAGGCCGAGTACTGGGGCATCAAGACGCTTGCCTACAAGATCAAGAAGAACCGCAAGGGCCACTACACCCTGCTGAACATCGACGCCCCGCACGCCGCGGTTGCCGAGATGGAACGCCAGATGGGCCTGCATGACGACATCCTGCGCTTCATCACCCTGCGGGTGGATGAGCACGAGGAAGGCCCGTCGGCCATGATGCAGGCGCGCGGCCGTGACGACCGCCGCGGCGGTCGTGGCGGTGATCGTGGTGGCCGGGGTGGTGATCGTGGTGGCCGTGGTGATCGCGGTGACCGTGGTGGCGACCGTGGCGATCGCGGTGGTGACCGCAGCGCCCCTGAGGCCCGCAAAGAGGCAGAAGCCAAGAAAGAAGGAGCAGACGCATGA
- the rpsR gene encoding 30S ribosomal protein S18: MKVIPSDAARRPFFRRRKTCPFSGANAPKIDYKDTRLLQRYVSERGKIVPSRITAVSAKKQRELARAIKRARFMALLPYVVD; this comes from the coding sequence ATGAAGGTAATTCCTTCCGACGCAGCCCGCCGGCCGTTCTTCCGCCGCCGCAAGACCTGCCCGTTCTCCGGCGCCAACGCTCCGAAGATCGACTACAAGGACACCCGTCTCCTGCAGCGCTACGTTTCCGAGCGCGGCAAGATCGTGCCGAGCCGCATCACGGCCGTGTCCGCCAAGAAGCAGCGTGAGCTGGCCCGCGCCATCAAGCGCGCCCGCTTCATGGCGCTGCTGCCTTACGTGGTCGACTAA